The following proteins are co-located in the Castor canadensis chromosome 5, mCasCan1.hap1v2, whole genome shotgun sequence genome:
- the Nrip1 gene encoding nuclear receptor-interacting protein 1, with protein MTHGEELGSDVHQDSIVLTYLEGLLMHQAAGGSGTAIDKKSAGHDEEDQNFNISGSAFPTCQSNGPVLNAHTYQGSGMLHLKKARLLQSSEDWNAAKRKRLSDSIVNLNVKKEALLAGMVDSVPKGKQDSTLLASLLQSFSSRLQTVALSQQIRQSLKEQGYALSHDSLKVEKDLRCYGVASSHLKTLLKKSKAKDQKPDTSLPDVTKNLIGDRFVESPHHAGQSGTKVMSEPLSCAARLQAVASMVEKRASPATSPKPSVACSQLALLLSSEAHLQQYSREHALKTQNANQAASERLAAMARLQENGQKDLGSFQLSKGMPGHLNGQARTSSSKLMGSKSNATPFQNPMGIVPSSPKNSGYKNSLERNNIKQAANNSLLLHLLKSQTLPKPMNGHNQNERGSMFEDSSTPTTVDEYSDNNPSFTDDSSGDESSYSNCVPIDLSCKHRMEKTESDQPVSLDNLTQSLLNTWDPKVPDVDIKEDQDTSKNSKLNSHQKVTLLQLLLGHKNEENVEKNTSPQGVHNDVTKFNTQNYTRTSVIESPSTNRTTPVSTPPLHTSTKAESPINLSQHSLVIKWSSPPYACSTQSEKLTNTASNHLMDITKSKESQGEKPAQNEGAQNSATFSASKLLQNLAQCGMQSSMPVEEQRPSKQLLSINTDKPVGVIDKLNSPVLSSKTNAVEENKAFSSHSAGSEPGLSGSEIENLLERRTVLQLLLGNSNKGKSEKKEKIPVREESTQEHTERALSEQILMVKIKSEPCDDLRIHNTNLHLSHDAKSAPFLGMAPTMQRSTAALPVSEDFKSEPVSPQDFSFSKNGLLSRLLRQNQESYLAEDPDKSHRVSELTPPESKNLCVVPKKRKLYTQPFENPFKKMKNIADVANNHSAPQVLYGSLLNQEELKLSRNDLEFKYPADHGSASESEHRSWARESKSFNVLKQLLLSENCVRDLSPHGGNTVMDSKKKGHKDNVTNSKPEFSISSLNGLMYSSTQPSNCMDNRTFSYAGVVKTPVSPPFPEHLGCAGSRPEPGLLNGCSIPSEKGPIKWVITDMDKSEYEKDSPRLTKTNPILYYMLQKGGNSVTSRETQDKDIWREPSSAESVSQVTIKEELLPAAETKASFFNLRSPYNSHMGNNASRPHSANGEVYGLLGNVLTIKKESE; from the coding sequence ATGACTCATGGAGAAGAGCTTGGCTCTGATGTGCATCAGGATTCTATTGTTTTAACTTACCTAGAAGGATTACTAATGCATCAGGCAGCAGGGGGATCAGGTACTGCCATTGACAAAAAGTCTGCTGGGCACGATGAAGAAGATCAGAACTTTAACATTTCTGGCAGTGCGTTTCCCACCTGTCAAAGTAATGGTCCAGTTCTCAATGCACATACATACCAGGGATCTGGCATGTTGCATCTCAAAAAGGCCAGACTGTTGCAGTCTTCTGAGGACTGGAATGCAGCAAAGCGGAAAAGGTTGTCTGATTCCATCgtaaatttaaatgtaaagaagGAAGCTTTGCTAGCTGGCATGGTTGACAGTGTTCCCAAAGGCAAACAAGATAGCACATTATTGGCCTCTTTGCTTCAGTCCTTCAGCTCTAGACTGCAGACTGTTGCTTTGTCACAACAAATTAGGCAGAGCCTCAAGGAGCAAGGATATGCCCTCAGTCATGATTCTTTAAAAGTAGAGAAGGATTTAAGGTGCTATGGTGTTGCCTCAAGTCACTTAAaaactttgttgaagaaaagtaAAGCTAAAGATCAAAAGCCTGATACCAGTCTTCCTGATGTAACTAAAAACCTCATTGGAGATAGGTTTGTAGAGTCGCCTCATCATGCTGGACAAAGTGGAACAAAGGTCATGAGTGAACCCTTGTCGTGTGCTGCAAGATTACAGGCTGTAGCAAGCATGGTGGAAAAAAGAGCTAGTCCTGCCACCTCACCTAAACCTAGTGTTGCTTGTAGCCAGTTAGCATTGCTCCTTTCCAGTGAAGCCCATCTACAGCAGTATTCTCGGGAACATGCTTTAAAAACACAGAATGCAAACCAAGCAGCAAGTGAAAGACTTGCTGCAATGGCCAGATTACAAGAAAATGGCCAGAAAGATCTTGGCAGTTTCCAGCTCTCAAAAGGAATGCCAGGCCATCTTAATGGTCAGGCAAGAACATCATCAAGCAAACTAATGGGTAGCAAAAGTAATGCTACACCATTTCAAAACCCAATGGGAATTGTTCCTTCTTCCCCCAAAAATTCAGGCTATAAGAACTCACTAGAAAGAAACAATATAAAACAAGCTGCTAATAATAGTTTGCTTTTACATCTTCTTAAAAGTCAGACCCTACCTAAGCCAATGAATGGACACAATCAAAATGAGAGAGGAAGCATGTTTGAAGACAGTAGTACACCGACAACTGTTGATGAGTATTCAGATAACAACCCTAGCTTCACAGATGACAGCAGTGGTGATGAAAGTTCTTATTCTAACTGTGTTCCCATAGATTTGTCTTGTAAACACCGAATGGAAAAAACAGAATCTGACCAACCTGTTTCTCTTGATAACTTAACCCAGTCCTTGCTAAACACTTGGGACCCCAAAGTCCCAGATGTGGATATTAAAGAAGATCAAGATACCTCAAAGAATTCTAAGCTAAATTCACACCAGAAGGTAACACTTCTTCAATTACTACTTGGCcataagaatgaagaaaatgtagaaaaaaacacCAGCCCTCAGGGAGTACACAATGATGTGACAAAGTTTAATACACAAAACTATACAAGGACTTCTGTGATAGAAAGCCCCAGTACAAACAGGACTACACCAGTGAGCACTCCACCATTACATACATCGACCAAAGCAGAGTCACCCATCAATCTTTCTCAACACTCTCTGGTCATCAAATGGAGTTCCCCACCATATGCCTGCAGCACTCAGTCTGAAAAGCTAACAAATACCGCCTCTAACCACTTGATGGACATTACAAAAAGCAAAGAGTCTCAAGGAGAGAAACCAGCCCAAAATGAAGGTGCACAAAATTCTGCAACTTTTAGTGCCAGTAAACTATTACAAAATTTGGCGCAATGTGGAATGCAGTCTTCCATGCCAGTGGAAGAGCAGAGACCCAGCAAACAGCTGTTAAGTATAAATACAGATAAACCAGTAGGTGTGATTGATAAATTAAATAGCCCTGTGCTTTCAAGTAAAACCAATGCAGTTGAAGAAAATAAGGCGTTCAGTAGTCACTCAGCAGGTTCTGAACCAGGACTTTCTGGCTCTGAAATAGAAAATCTGCTAGAAAGACGTACTGTCCTCCAATTGCTCCTGGGAAATTCCAACAAAGGGAAgagtgaaaagaaagagaaaattccgGTAAGAGAAGAAAGTACTCAGGAACATACAGAGAGAGCTTTAAGTGAGCAAATATTGATGgtgaaaataaaatctgagcCTTGTGATGACTTACGTATTCATAACACAAAtttgcacttgagccatgatgCTAAGAGTGCACCTTTCTTAGGTATGGCTCCCACCATGCAGAGAAGCACAGCTGCCTTACCAGTGTCCGAGGACTTCAAGTCAGAGCCTGTTTCACCTCaggatttttctttctcaaagaatGGTCTGTTAAGCCGGTTGCTGAGACAGAATCAAGAAAGTTACCTGGCAGAGGATCCAGACAAGAGTCACAGAGTTAGTGAACTGACACCTCCAGAGTCAAAGAATCTTTGCGTGGTCCCTAAGAAAAGGAAGCTTTATACTCAGCCTTTCgaaaatccttttaaaaaaatgaaaaacatcgcCGATGTTGCAAATAATCACAGTGCTCCACAAGTACTTTATGGGTCCTTGCTCAACCAGGAAGAGCTAAAACTTAGCAGAAATGATCTCGAATTTAAATATCCTGCTGATCATGGTTCAGCCAGTGAAAGTGAACATAGGAGTTGGGCCAGAGAGAGCAAAAGCTTCAATGTTCTGAAACAGCTGCTTCTTTCAGAAAACTGTGTGCGAGATTTGTCCCCACATGGGGGTAACACTGTTATGGACAGTAAAAAGAAAGGACACAAAGATAATGTGACAAATAGCAAACCTGAATTcagcatttcttctttaaatggaCTGATGTACAGCTCCACTCAGCCCAGCAATTGCATGGATAATAGGACATTTTCATATGCAGGTGTGGTAAAAACACCTGTGAGCCCTCCTTTCCCTGAGCATTTGGGCTGTGCGGGGTCTAGACCAGAACCTGGGCTTTTGAATGGGTGTTCCATACCCAGTGAGAAGGGACCCATTAAGTGGGTTATCACAGATATGGATAAGAGCGAATATGAAAAAGACTCTCCAAGACTGACCAAAACTAACCCAATACTGTATTACATGCTCCAGAAAGGAGGCAACTCTGTTACCAGTCGAGAAACACAAGACAAGGACATCTGGAGGGAGCCTTCATCTGCTGAAAGTGTCTCACAGGTTACAATCAAGGAAGAGTTACTTCCTGCTGCAGAAACTAAAGCTTCTTTCTTTAACTTAAGAAGCCCTTACAATAGCCATATGGGAAATAACGCTTCTCGCCCACACAGCGCAAATGGAGAAGTTTATGGACTTCTGGGAAACGtgctaacaataaaaaaagaatcagaataa